The proteins below come from a single Scatophagus argus isolate fScaArg1 chromosome 15, fScaArg1.pri, whole genome shotgun sequence genomic window:
- the tmem63c gene encoding calcium permeable stress-gated cation channel 1 yields the protein MAHSELFVTRAPPVEGSAVELDVLSFLDSFGEDNSTAERCYRSHSRSSVLQGLPFGGVPTVLAINVVLWMFLLLIFSCLRKAAWDYGRLALLMENDSLTSLFYGEPSEKEKSPSESSPSDSETKDMGFCSWVSSLYHMKDEEIRSKCGIDAVTYLSFQRHIILLMTVVCLLSLAVILPVNFSGNLLGDSPENFGRTTLANVSAKNSFLWLHSIFALVYFIITLLCMAHHSMRLEYREDERVARTLMITSIPREISDPGLIIKHFHEAYPSCTVTDIRFCFDVHKLMRLDLERRKAMKGRLYFATKAQKEGKIVIKTHPCAQIFCCDICGFEKVDAEQYYSELEEKRTDEFNAEKNRISMKRLGIAFVTFRDERMTAVIVKDYSRVHCHRRPQQSSITTVVQSHKWGVSYAPAPSDIIWENLSVCGSRWWLRCVLLNILLFLLLFFLTTPAIIVNTMDKFNVTRPVESLRSPVITQFFPTLLLWAFSVLLPFIVYYSAFFESHWTRSGENQVTMHKCFLLLVFMVIILPSLGLSSLDLFFTWLFDVNFLDEKDVKFQCVFLPDNGSFFVNYVITSSLIGTAMELLRIPALTVYALRLCFAKSQAERIHVKRSQAYEFQFGLEYAWTMCIFAVSMTYSITCPIITPFGLLYVILKHMVDRYNIYYAYVPTKLNQRIHRAAISQVIVAPILCMFWLLFFSVLRLGPVHPITLFTLVSLLSSVAISLLRLCLRKQQDKSTSYQMSDQPADGAFTDADRSTVTSTTASSLFVASVLLEPELALTPMPSPAHHGYGAMASSQSSSHGPVEEEECEEDHAQTHETELQDPPGPYSSSPLMDSPVSYQ from the exons ATGGCGCACTCTGAGCTGTTTGTGACGAGAGCGCCCCCTGTGGAGGGGAGTGCTGTGGAGCTGGATGTTCTGAGCTTCCTGGACTCGTTTGGGGAAGacaacagcactgcagagaGGTGCTACCGCTCGCACTCCCGCAGCAGCGTCCTCCAGGGTCTGCCGTTTGGAGGGGTGCCCACGGTCCTCGCCATCAATGTGGTGCTCTGGATG TTCTTGTTGCTCATCTTCTCCTGTCTGAGGAAGGCCGCATGGGACTATGGACGCCTGGCTCTGCTGATGGAGAACGACAG TCTCACATCTCTGTTTTATGGCGAACcaagtgagaaagagaagtcTCCATCAGAGTCCAGCCCCTCCGACTCTGAGACCAAGGACATG gGCTTCTGTTCGTGGGTCTCATCACTTTACCATATGAA gGATGAAGAGATCCGTAGCAAATGTGGCATTGACGCTGTCACATACCTGTCCTTCCAGCGCCACATCATCCTGCTCATGACAGTGGTTTGCCTGCTGTCTTTGGCTGTAATCCTGCCGGTCAACTTTTCTGGGAACCTCCTGG GAGACAGTCCTGAAAACTTTGGAAGAACAACACTGGCCAATGTTAGTGCAAA GAACAGCTTTCTGTGGCTTCACAGTATCTTTGCTCTGGTCTACTTCATCATCACGTTGCTGTGTATGGCTCACCACTCCATGCGGCTGGAGTACAGAGAAGACGAGAGG GTAGCCAGGACGCTGATGATTACCTCCATACCAAGAGAGATCTCTGACCCAGGGCTCATCATCAAGCACTTCCA TGAGGCCTACCCCAGCTGTACTGTCACTGATATCCGTTTCTGCTTTGATGTCCACAAGCTGATGAGGCTGGACTTAGAGAG GCGCAAGGCAATGAAAGGCAGGCTGTATTTTGCCACAAAAGCCCAAAAGGAGGGGAAGATTGTGATCAAGACCCATCCATGTGCTCAGATATTCTGCTGTGACATCTGTGGCTTTGAAAAG GTAGATGCAGAACAGTACTACAGCGAGTTAGAAGAGAAACGCACAGATGAGTTTAATGCTGAGAAGAACCGCATCTCCATGAAGAGGCTGGGCATTGCCTTTGTGACTTTCCGTGATGAGAGGATGACTGCTGT CATAGTGAAAGACTACAGTCGTGTGCACTGCCATCGCAGACCCCAGCAGTCCAGCATCACCACTGTGGTGCAGTCGCACAAATGGGGGGTCAGCTACGCACCCGCTCCCAGTGACATTATCTG GGAAAacctgtcagtgtgtggttcTCGCTGGTGGCTCCGCTGTGTCCTCCtcaacatcctcctcttcctgctgctcttctttctcaCCACTCCCGCCATCATCGTCAACACTATGGACAAGTTCAATGTCACGCGGCCCGTGGAGAGTCTGCGG AGCCCAGTCATTACCCAGTTCTTCCCAACCCTTCTGCTGTGGGCATTTTCAGTGCTCCTGCCCTTCATCGTCTACTACTCAGCCTTCTTTGAGTCCCACTGGACCAG GTCTGGTGAGAATCAAGTAACGATGCACAAGTGTTTTTTGCTGCTGGTCTTCATGGTCATCATCCTGCCTTCACTCGGTCTGTCCAG TCTGGACCTGTTCTTCACATGGCTCTTTGATGTCAACTTCCTAGATGAGAAGGATGTCAAATTCCA GTGCGTATTTCTTCCTGACAACGGTTCATTCTTTGTAAACTATGTGATTACATCCAGTCTGATTGGCACAGCGATGGAGCTGCTTCGCATCCCAGCGCTGACGGTGTATGCCCTCCGCCTCTGCTTCGCCAAGTCCCAGGCGGAGCGCATTCATGTCAAACGG AGTCAGGCCTACGAGTTCCAGTTTGGCCTGGAGTATGCCTGGACCATGTGTATCTTTGCAGTCAGCATGACCTACAGCATCACATGTCCCATTATTACACCCTTTG GTCTGCTCTATGTGATCCTGAAGCACATGGTTGACCGATACAACATTTACTATGCATACGTTCCCACCAAACTCAACCAGCGCATCCACAGGGCAGCCATCAGTCAGGTCATCGTGGCTCCCATCCTCTGCATGTTCtggctgctcttcttctctgtgctcAGATTAG GTCCAGTGCATCCCATCACCCTCTTCACCTTAGTatccctgctctcctctgttgCTATTTCCCTCCTCCGCTTGTGCCTTAGGAAGCAACAAGACAAGTCAACAAGTTATCAG ATGTCCGATCAGCCAGCAGATGGGGCGTTCACTGATGCAGACAGGAGTACTGTAACATCCACCACAGCCTCCAGT TTGTTTGTGGCGTCTGTGCTGCTGGAGCCAGAGCTGGCTTTGACTCCCATGCCCTCCCCAGCCCACCACGGCTACGGTGCCATGGCCAGCTCCCAGAGTTCAAGCCACGGCCCTGTGGAAGAAGAGGAGTGCGAGGAAGACCATGCCCAGACCCATGAGACTGAGCTCCAAGACCCCCCAGGCCCCTACTCCTCCAGCCCTCTCATGGACAGTCCTGTGAGCTACCAGTAA
- the ngb gene encoding neuroglobin — translation MEKLSEKDKELIRGSWESLGKNKVPHGVILFSRLFELDPALLSLFHYSTNCGSTQDCLSSPEFLEHVTKVMLVIDAAVSHLDDLHSLEEFLLNLGRKHQAVGVHTQSFAMVGESLLYMLQCSLGQAYTAPLRQAWLNMYSIVVAAMSRGWAKNGEDKAD, via the exons ATGGAGAAGCTGTCAGAAAAAGACAAGGAGCTGATACGAGGCAGCTGGGAGAGCCTGGGCAAGAACAAAGTCCCCCATGGTGTCATCTTATTTTCCAG ACTGTTTGAGCTGGACCCTGCGCTCCTCAGTCTGTTCCACTACAGTACAAACTGTGGCTCCACACAAGACTGCCTCTCCAGCCCTGAGTTCCTGGAACATGTCACCAAG GTGATGCTTGTGATCGACGCAGCAGTCAGCCACCTGGATGACCTTCACTCCTTGGAGGAATTTCTGCTCAACCTTGGGAGGAAGCATCAGGCGGTTGGCGTCCATACCCAGTCATTTGCT ATGGTGGGTGAGTCCCTTCTCTACATGCTGCAGTGTAGTCTGGGCCAAGCCTACACAGCACCGCTGCGTCAAGCTTGGCTCAACATGTACAGCATCGTGGTAGCAGCCATGAGCCGAGGGTGGGCCAAGAACGGCGAGGACAAGGCTGACTGA
- the fam161b gene encoding protein FAM161B isoform X1, protein MSKLETLLQDGLRSELVLQQHLKALSEALGQQLQETEKRQREELEKRIHQNALLSKNQEYNDPSRNHQTKPVGMRRSTSASVLTSDKEILNHPRQSKGSNSLSAAWKTPTKVNNCSVMTSMLTLTKTQKCERFASSKTTQMSKEEEAEAECQKKFCAIPVPSCVTQPLYQEMMELREKERKQCHEQRREFLLSIQKPFSFLERENEKREKLIAMLNQVSRDQKRKAAIVRRSSHKEVKDSSDSEVKDQELCRQVNPQTSAQHDNPTVSGSPKLRTAERTRKEKLQFLYERPSFHPKIIHQVPDFNKLHKALQTEALRKTQSNEVIKCQPFHLRTSALPARKSRMSPQNSQVPKISNLSRSKSLGTLTSLSTDTLPIYITDAVRKRCMAIRKSIEMRDSKNQESSDWLKKYQMSSQAMKKTVSLHAKLLDPHSSLKEVHNEKLQHHWAADQQRMREYMRELRDMKARVSERPYLFEQVKQKNAKAHAEKAYRNKLKKAGLKEQFLEENAEAAEETSISNRSEDDTDEKDIQSRQENVDDGEKIEDVEEKSVKSKGEEMP, encoded by the exons ATGTCAAAGCTGGAGACCTTGCTGCAGGATGGACTGAGATCAGAGTTAGTTCTCCAGCAGCATCTGAAGGCCCTGAGTGAGGCTCTcggacagcagctgcaggagacagagaagagacagagagaggagctggagaagaggaTTCATCAAAATGCTCTACTGTCAAAGAACCAAGAGTATAATGATCCATCCAGGAACCATCAGACCAA ACCTGTGGGAATGAGAAGATCCACTTCAGCATCTGTCCTGACCTCAGACAAAGAGATTTTGAACCATCCCAGACAGTCAAAGGGGTCCAACTCACTTTCTGCAGCTTGGAAAACTCCAACAAAAGTGAACAACTGTTCTGTCATGACTTCCATGCTGACACTAACTAAGACCCAAAAGTGTGAGCGCTTTGCTTCAtctaaaacaacacagatgagCAAAGAGGAAGAGGCCGAGGCTGAGTGTCAGAAGAAGTTCTGCGCTATCCCAGTCCCCAGCTGTGTCACCCAGCCCCTCTATCAGGAAATGATGGAgctgagggagaaggagaggaagcagTGCcatgagcagaggagagaattCTTGCTCTCCATTCAGAAACCTTTCAGCTTCcttgagagagaaaatgagaaaagggaGAAGCTGATAGCAATGTTAAACCAAGTCTCACGTGATCAGAAAAGAAAGGCTGCTATCGTTAGGAGATCTTCTCACAAAGAGGTGAAAGACTCGTCAGATTCAGAGGTGAAAG ACCAGGAGCTTTGCAGACAAGTCAACCCACAGACATCAGCGCAGCATGATAATCCCACTGTGTCTGGCAGCCCAAAACTTCGTACTGCTGAACGCACcaggaaagaaaagctgcaatTCCTGTATGAGAGACCCAGCTTCCATCCCAAAATAATCCATCAGGTCCCAGATTTCAACAAGCTGCACAAAGCCTTACAAACAGAGgcactgagaaaaacacagagtaaTGAAGTGATCAAATGTCAACCATTCCATCTGAGGACATCAGCTCTCCCTGCAAGGAAATCTAGGATGAGCCCTCAGAACTCACAG GTACCAAAAATAAGTAATCTAAGTAGAAGCAAGTCACTTGGTACCTTGACATCACTTTCCACGGACACACTCCCAATATACATCACGGATGCTGTGAGGAAGCGCTGCATGGCCATCAG AAAGTCCATAGAGATGAGGGATAGCAAGAATCAGGAGAGTTCAGACTGGTTGAAGAAGTACCAAATGAGTTCCCAGGCCATGAAGAAGACGGTCTCACTTCATGCAAAGTTGTTGGATCCACACAGCAGTTTGAAAGAAGTACACAATGAAAAACTACAGCACCACTG GGCGGCTGACCAACAGAGGATGAGAGAGTACATGAGAGAGTTACGGGATATGAAAGCGCGGGTCAGTGAACGCCCTTATTTGTTCGAACAGGTGAAGCAG AAAAATGCGAAAGCTCACGCAGAGAAGGCGTACAGGAACAAGCTGAAGAAGGCTGGCTTAAAGGAGCAATTTCTTGAAGAAAATGCagaagcagctgaggaaacatCAATATCAAACAGATCTGAGGATGATACAGATGAGAAAGATATTCAAAGCAG GCAAGAAAATGTAGACGATGGGGAGAAAATTGAAGATGTGGAAGAGAAGAGCGTGAAGTCCAAAGGGGAAGAAATGCCATGA
- the fam161b gene encoding protein FAM161B isoform X2 has translation MSKLETLLQDGLRSELVLQQHLKALSEALGQQLQETEKRQREELEKRIHQNALLSKNQEYNDPSRNHQTKPVGMRRSTSASVLTSDKEILNHPRQSKGSNSLSAAWKTPTKVNNCSVMTSMLTLTKTQKCERFASSKTTQMSKEEEAEAECQKKFCAIPVPSCVTQPLYQEMMELREKERKQCHEQRREFLLSIQKPFSFLERENEKREKLIAMLNQVSRDQKRKAAIVRRSSHKEVKDSSDSEVKDQELCRQVNPQTSAQHDNPTVSGSPKLRTAERTRKEKLQFLYERPSFHPKIIHQVPDFNKLHKALQTEALRKTQSNEVIKCQPFHLRTSALPARKSRMSPQNSQVPKISNLSRSKSLGTLTSLSTDTLPIYITDAVRKRCMAIRKSIEMRDSKNQESSDWLKKYQMSSQAMKKTVSLHAKLLDPHSSLKELTSQQPHTPAAAAPTIIFSYMKGG, from the exons ATGTCAAAGCTGGAGACCTTGCTGCAGGATGGACTGAGATCAGAGTTAGTTCTCCAGCAGCATCTGAAGGCCCTGAGTGAGGCTCTcggacagcagctgcaggagacagagaagagacagagagaggagctggagaagaggaTTCATCAAAATGCTCTACTGTCAAAGAACCAAGAGTATAATGATCCATCCAGGAACCATCAGACCAA ACCTGTGGGAATGAGAAGATCCACTTCAGCATCTGTCCTGACCTCAGACAAAGAGATTTTGAACCATCCCAGACAGTCAAAGGGGTCCAACTCACTTTCTGCAGCTTGGAAAACTCCAACAAAAGTGAACAACTGTTCTGTCATGACTTCCATGCTGACACTAACTAAGACCCAAAAGTGTGAGCGCTTTGCTTCAtctaaaacaacacagatgagCAAAGAGGAAGAGGCCGAGGCTGAGTGTCAGAAGAAGTTCTGCGCTATCCCAGTCCCCAGCTGTGTCACCCAGCCCCTCTATCAGGAAATGATGGAgctgagggagaaggagaggaagcagTGCcatgagcagaggagagaattCTTGCTCTCCATTCAGAAACCTTTCAGCTTCcttgagagagaaaatgagaaaagggaGAAGCTGATAGCAATGTTAAACCAAGTCTCACGTGATCAGAAAAGAAAGGCTGCTATCGTTAGGAGATCTTCTCACAAAGAGGTGAAAGACTCGTCAGATTCAGAGGTGAAAG ACCAGGAGCTTTGCAGACAAGTCAACCCACAGACATCAGCGCAGCATGATAATCCCACTGTGTCTGGCAGCCCAAAACTTCGTACTGCTGAACGCACcaggaaagaaaagctgcaatTCCTGTATGAGAGACCCAGCTTCCATCCCAAAATAATCCATCAGGTCCCAGATTTCAACAAGCTGCACAAAGCCTTACAAACAGAGgcactgagaaaaacacagagtaaTGAAGTGATCAAATGTCAACCATTCCATCTGAGGACATCAGCTCTCCCTGCAAGGAAATCTAGGATGAGCCCTCAGAACTCACAG GTACCAAAAATAAGTAATCTAAGTAGAAGCAAGTCACTTGGTACCTTGACATCACTTTCCACGGACACACTCCCAATATACATCACGGATGCTGTGAGGAAGCGCTGCATGGCCATCAG AAAGTCCATAGAGATGAGGGATAGCAAGAATCAGGAGAGTTCAGACTGGTTGAAGAAGTACCAAATGAGTTCCCAGGCCATGAAGAAGACGGTCTCACTTCATGCAAAGTTGTTGGATCCACACAGCAGTTTGAAAGAA CTCACATCACAACAACCGCACACGCCTGCTGCAGCCGCTCCAACTATAATCTTCTCTTACATGAAGGGCGGCTGA